Proteins found in one Homalodisca vitripennis isolate AUS2020 chromosome 4, UT_GWSS_2.1, whole genome shotgun sequence genomic segment:
- the LOC124359421 gene encoding uncharacterized protein LOC124359421 codes for MGQTASANSIVLQERRTRESLNIVVSDEVLDRLTSEPKMKEPEPEPEREPDPRAYHHVHFSDFAQIDNPAVADQESEFTKNKNYWKKRLEDLQEVHERIKQVLETEKDRGYKDVQVTLPQAEDEKGEKPCVDNLNEVADCYKTNSQEPLLCDKEVLNFVSCLRGKTMEKLNEKKEDA; via the coding sequence ATGGGACAAACAGCCAGCGCTAACAGCATCGTACTTCAGGAGAGAAGAACCAGAGAATCCCTCAACATCGTGGTCTCAGATGAGGTGTTGGACCGCCTGACCAGCGAGCCCAAGATGAAGGAACCGGAGCCGGAACCCGAGCGAGAGCCCGATCCCAGGGCCTACCACCACGTCCACTTCTCGGACTTCGCTCAGATCGACAACCCCGCGGTGGCCGACCAGGAGAGCGAGTTCACCAAGAACAAGAACTACTGGAAGAAGCGGCTGGAGGACCTCCAGGAGGTCCACGAGAGGATCAAGCAGGTCCTGGAGACCGAGAAGGACCGCGGGTATAAAGACGTACAAGTCACCCTCCCTCAAGCAGAGGACGAGAAGGGGGAGAAGCCATGTGTCGACAATCTCAACGAGGTCGCGGATTGCTACAAGACCAACTCCCAGGAACCACTGTTGTGCGATAAGGAAGTCTTAAATTTCGTCTCCTGCCTGAGGGGTAAGACGATGGAAAAACTGAATGAGAAAAAAGAAGACGCTTAA